A genomic segment from Truepera sp. encodes:
- the ruvC gene encoding crossover junction endodeoxyribonuclease RuvC, with protein sequence MTKRPGPVTAAGDGSRPLRVLGVDPGLANLGLGVVEEVRKEARLLGTIMVTTSARQAQGERLLTLRKELQAFMALHRPDVVAIEGQFLRHQRQTSFKVGQAVGVVLLTVAEAGLPVFEYGPEQVKRSLVGNGRADKAQVAFMVRAILKLGAVEQRDHVTDALALALTHLQSRRLGALA encoded by the coding sequence GTGACCAAGAGGCCCGGCCCCGTTACGGCCGCGGGCGACGGGTCCCGCCCCTTGCGCGTTCTCGGCGTCGATCCGGGCCTCGCCAACTTGGGCCTGGGGGTCGTCGAGGAGGTGCGCAAGGAGGCCCGCCTGTTGGGAACCATCATGGTCACCACCAGCGCGCGGCAAGCCCAGGGTGAACGACTGCTGACCCTGCGCAAAGAGCTGCAGGCGTTCATGGCGCTGCACCGGCCCGACGTGGTCGCCATCGAGGGCCAGTTCCTGCGCCACCAACGCCAGACATCGTTCAAGGTGGGTCAGGCCGTCGGCGTGGTGCTGCTGACCGTCGCCGAGGCGGGCCTCCCCGTCTTCGAGTACGGGCCGGAGCAAGTGAAGCGCAGCCTGGTGGGGAACGGGCGCGCCGACAAGGCACAAGTCGCCTTCATGGTGCGGGCCATCCTCAAACTCGGTGCGGTGGAGCAACGAGACCACGTTACCGACGCCCTGGCGTTGGCCCTCACGCACCTGCAATCGCGGCGGCTCGGGGCGCTCGCCTGA
- a CDS encoding alpha-amylase family glycosyl hydrolase, whose product MRSRRELHVTREARQRYGLPPAAFNANGRVVSLDPTSAAAWAGLINGPRREAGMTLVTAGELAAGVALHEAAHVLIERLGFVEGGRSAVGAAVQAWRAVVGAEDADAFDLAFGAAYAGAGGTSPAPSSAGADARLEEVWLIDAALQNPGFASLMELFEHPLTTGRDWQRAAAAVESVFAGVALPGATVGRGAGLGAAGPGGRALEPAEGTLLWLLTLPRRREPNSLAGQLRVAVAAWSRYLGDLGDLLSHLLRAADLLTEEGKRAPAAPGPPPPPPSDFLAGDAGHGEARFTPDKAWMPEVAMVAKSTYVWLAQLARRYGVEVRRLDQVPDEALRELREDGFNALWLIGVWERSRASRNLKRARGQHDAGASAYALHDYVIAADLGGEPAFENLRARAAAAGVRLASDMVPNHTGLDSRWMVEHPEWFVQVAEPPYPGYSFTGANLADDPALEVRVEDGYYSGTDAAVVFERTDPGSGAKRYVYHGNDGTAMPWNDTAQLDYLREDVRQAVMATIEDVARRFPIIRFDAAMTLAKRHVQRLWHPLPGEGGAIPSRARFALSAAEFERLMPREFWRELVDRLADSAPDTLLLAEAFWLMEGFFVRELGMHRVYNSAFMHMLMREENAAYRRLLKTLLAFDPRILQRYVNFMSNPDEETARGQFGASDKYFGVATLLATLPGLPMFGHGQVEGLSEKYGMEYLAPRLDERPDPELVARHRRVIAPLLRARGAFAGADAFRLFDLLGESGVEESAYVFTNRPAPLSDATASLVAVNNSARPVAGMLRMSAPFSDRLRGGELRSERLSEALGLRGNHDRPVRLTPMVGGAATLVTQGELDDGLRLDLGPYEARVLVVAREPEAPPTFASAPPPPATKGRRPWRGDPRLAGGRAAARRRAAKRARR is encoded by the coding sequence TTGAGAAGCAGACGGGAGCTCCACGTAACGCGTGAGGCGCGGCAGCGCTACGGGCTGCCGCCGGCGGCGTTCAACGCCAACGGGCGGGTCGTGTCGCTGGACCCGACCAGCGCGGCCGCGTGGGCCGGCCTGATCAACGGTCCTCGCCGCGAGGCCGGGATGACGCTGGTAACGGCCGGCGAGCTAGCGGCGGGCGTTGCGCTGCACGAGGCCGCGCACGTGCTCATCGAGCGCCTGGGTTTCGTGGAAGGCGGTCGCTCGGCGGTGGGCGCGGCCGTGCAAGCCTGGCGCGCAGTGGTGGGCGCCGAGGACGCGGACGCCTTCGACCTGGCGTTCGGCGCCGCCTACGCCGGCGCCGGTGGAACATCCCCGGCCCCCTCGTCGGCCGGCGCCGACGCGCGTCTCGAGGAAGTGTGGTTGATAGACGCGGCCCTGCAGAACCCCGGCTTCGCTTCGCTGATGGAACTTTTCGAGCACCCGCTGACCACCGGCCGCGACTGGCAACGCGCCGCCGCAGCTGTGGAGAGCGTGTTCGCCGGGGTGGCGTTGCCCGGCGCCACGGTAGGCCGCGGCGCCGGGTTGGGCGCGGCCGGGCCGGGGGGGCGCGCCTTGGAGCCCGCCGAGGGCACCCTGCTCTGGCTTCTCACGCTGCCAAGGCGGCGTGAGCCCAACTCGCTCGCTGGGCAGCTCAGAGTGGCGGTTGCCGCTTGGAGCAGGTACTTGGGTGACCTCGGCGACCTGCTGAGCCACCTGCTGCGGGCCGCCGACCTGCTCACCGAGGAGGGCAAGCGCGCGCCGGCCGCGCCCGGCCCGCCGCCGCCACCGCCAAGTGATTTCTTGGCAGGCGACGCGGGCCACGGCGAGGCCCGCTTCACCCCCGACAAGGCCTGGATGCCAGAGGTGGCCATGGTCGCCAAGAGCACCTACGTCTGGCTGGCGCAGCTGGCCCGGCGTTACGGCGTAGAGGTTCGGCGCCTCGATCAGGTTCCTGATGAGGCGCTCCGTGAACTGCGAGAGGACGGCTTCAACGCCCTCTGGCTGATAGGCGTATGGGAGCGGAGCCGCGCTTCGCGCAACCTGAAGCGAGCACGCGGCCAGCATGACGCCGGCGCCAGCGCGTACGCCCTGCATGACTACGTGATAGCCGCCGACCTGGGCGGGGAGCCGGCGTTCGAGAACCTGCGCGCGCGGGCCGCTGCCGCCGGCGTGAGGCTGGCGAGCGACATGGTCCCCAACCACACGGGCCTCGACTCGCGCTGGATGGTCGAGCATCCGGAGTGGTTCGTGCAAGTCGCCGAGCCGCCCTATCCGGGGTACTCGTTCACGGGCGCGAACTTGGCCGACGACCCGGCCCTGGAAGTGCGCGTGGAGGACGGCTACTACAGCGGCACCGACGCGGCCGTCGTCTTCGAGCGAACGGACCCCGGCTCGGGCGCGAAGCGCTACGTCTATCACGGTAACGACGGGACGGCCATGCCCTGGAACGACACGGCGCAGCTCGACTACCTGCGAGAAGACGTGCGTCAGGCCGTCATGGCCACCATCGAGGACGTAGCACGCAGGTTCCCGATCATCCGGTTCGACGCGGCCATGACGCTGGCCAAGCGGCACGTTCAACGCTTGTGGCACCCGCTGCCGGGCGAGGGCGGCGCCATCCCGTCGCGCGCCCGCTTCGCGCTCAGCGCCGCGGAGTTCGAGCGCCTCATGCCCCGAGAGTTCTGGCGCGAGCTGGTCGACCGGCTGGCCGACAGTGCGCCCGACACGCTCCTCCTCGCCGAGGCGTTCTGGCTCATGGAAGGCTTCTTCGTGCGCGAGCTGGGCATGCACCGCGTTTACAACAGCGCCTTCATGCACATGCTCATGCGCGAGGAGAACGCGGCCTATAGACGGCTGCTGAAGACCCTGTTGGCGTTCGACCCGCGGATCTTGCAGCGTTACGTCAACTTCATGAGCAACCCCGACGAGGAGACGGCGCGCGGGCAGTTCGGGGCCTCCGACAAGTACTTCGGCGTGGCCACCCTGCTAGCAACCCTGCCGGGCCTGCCCATGTTCGGGCACGGCCAGGTGGAGGGGCTCAGCGAGAAGTACGGCATGGAGTACCTGGCTCCCAGACTCGACGAGCGCCCCGATCCCGAACTCGTGGCGCGGCACCGCCGCGTCATCGCGCCGCTACTGCGGGCGAGGGGGGCGTTCGCGGGCGCCGACGCCTTCAGGCTCTTCGACCTGCTCGGCGAGAGCGGGGTGGAGGAGTCCGCCTACGTTTTCACCAACCGGCCGGCGCCGCTAAGTGACGCCACCGCCTCGTTGGTGGCCGTCAACAACTCCGCTCGGCCCGTGGCCGGCATGCTGCGGATGAGCGCACCCTTCAGTGACCGCTTGCGCGGCGGAGAGCTCCGTTCCGAGCGGCTGTCGGAGGCCCTGGGGCTGCGCGGCAATCATGACCGCCCGGTGCGGCTGACCCCAATGGTCGGGGGCGCCGCTACCCTAGTGACGCAAGGGGAACTGGACGACGGGTTGCGGCTCGACCTGGGCCCCTACGAGGCGCGGGTGCTGGTCGTGGCGCGGGAGCCCGAGGCGCCCCCGACCTTCGCATCAGCGCCCCCGCCCCCAGCTACCAAAGGACGGCGGCCGTGGCGCGGCGACCCACGCCTGGCCGGCGGACGGGCGGCCGCCAGGCGCCGGGCGGCCAAGCGGGCGCGCCGCTGA
- a CDS encoding Ig domain-containing protein, translating into MSDGSNGARRTRRRAGPGGPQLLLVAIGLVLSACAGDVAPRGEALRLVGNDIPRGIVHEAYDGTFHAVGGLRPYTFSITSGALPAGITLQNGVLRGIPTEVGTFALTVEVSDANLSRVSQKYTLQVTSPPPTRFVLDAPQTEVRGGVTVRAKLEEARAVTGVRSLVTWDPEVFRLADGGPVAGRPGVALFWRAEAGELQVDLAPLGKSLDGSVELYRFTLVPVAPPVRVQASYAAEVLSTSLDPERQHEYLSGVVGAAPRPRPETSLEEPGDQSRPPDTHGEEGDQ; encoded by the coding sequence ATGAGTGACGGCAGCAACGGAGCGCGCCGAACCAGGCGTCGGGCAGGTCCCGGCGGCCCGCAGCTACTACTCGTCGCGATCGGGCTCGTCCTCAGCGCTTGCGCGGGCGACGTCGCACCGCGCGGCGAGGCCCTGCGACTCGTCGGCAACGACATCCCGCGGGGCATAGTGCACGAGGCCTATGACGGCACCTTCCACGCCGTGGGGGGCCTCAGGCCCTACACGTTCAGCATCACGTCGGGCGCGCTTCCGGCCGGGATCACCCTCCAGAACGGCGTCCTGCGGGGTATCCCCACCGAAGTGGGCACCTTCGCGCTGACGGTCGAGGTCTCCGACGCGAACCTCTCTCGGGTGAGCCAGAAGTACACGCTTCAGGTAACGTCGCCGCCGCCAACGCGGTTCGTGCTCGACGCGCCCCAGACGGAGGTGCGCGGCGGCGTGACGGTGCGCGCCAAGCTCGAGGAGGCGCGCGCGGTGACGGGGGTGCGCAGCCTGGTCACGTGGGACCCTGAGGTCTTCCGCTTGGCTGACGGCGGCCCCGTCGCGGGTCGGCCCGGCGTCGCGCTGTTCTGGCGGGCCGAGGCCGGCGAGTTGCAAGTTGACCTCGCCCCCCTCGGGAAGAGCCTCGACGGCAGCGTCGAGCTCTACCGCTTCACGCTCGTGCCCGTGGCTCCGCCCGTGCGCGTACAGGCGTCCTACGCCGCCGAGGTCCTCAGCACGAGCCTCGACCCCGAGCGGCAGCACGAGTACTTGAGCGGTGTCGTGGGGGCCGCGCCGCGCCCACGTCCCGAGACGAGCCTCGAAGAGCCCGGTGACCAGAGCCGGCCTCCGGACACGCATGGCGAGGAAGGCGACCAGTGA
- a CDS encoding aminotransferase class III-fold pyridoxal phosphate-dependent enzyme: MQGEAPANPQAPARGRTAEILAAAQVHDSGLWHPEVAFVRGDGALLYDAEGKEYLDCMAGIAVASVGHSNERLANALADQARRLIVCPQNLGNDVRTKFVTKLFEFVRPPLARVFLGNSGAEANEAALKWARVATGRRRFVAAEHGFSGRTRGVLPFTWEPKYREPFGPYDTEVEFVPFNDVEALRAAIDDETAAVLLEPILGEGGIKPATAEFLHAARESTRAHGALLILDEIQTGVGRTGTFLASEAVGVDADMVTLAKGLAGGVPISALLMTDEVAAAMPKGGHGTTFGGNPLAAAAGLAVLEEIEDRGLMAQAARLGDRLMAGLAGSGPAVTEVRGRGLLIGVQLSVPAGPVIRELQERGVVTIAGAGDTVRFLPPLVITEEQVDEVVSRARDVFSRA; encoded by the coding sequence ATGCAAGGAGAAGCCCCAGCCAACCCCCAGGCCCCGGCGCGCGGCAGGACGGCCGAAATCCTGGCCGCCGCGCAGGTGCACGACAGCGGCCTGTGGCATCCGGAGGTCGCGTTCGTTCGGGGCGACGGCGCCCTGCTTTACGACGCCGAGGGTAAGGAGTACCTCGATTGCATGGCCGGGATCGCCGTCGCGAGCGTGGGCCACTCCAACGAACGCTTGGCGAACGCGCTGGCTGATCAGGCGCGGCGCCTGATCGTCTGCCCCCAGAACCTCGGCAACGACGTGCGCACGAAGTTCGTAACCAAGCTGTTCGAGTTCGTGCGGCCGCCCCTCGCGCGCGTCTTCTTGGGTAACTCGGGCGCGGAGGCCAACGAGGCCGCGCTGAAGTGGGCGCGGGTGGCGACCGGCAGGCGGCGCTTCGTGGCCGCAGAGCACGGCTTCTCCGGCCGCACGAGGGGCGTCTTGCCGTTCACGTGGGAGCCCAAGTACCGCGAACCGTTCGGCCCGTACGACACCGAGGTCGAGTTCGTGCCTTTCAACGACGTCGAGGCGCTGCGCGCCGCGATCGACGACGAGACGGCCGCGGTGCTTCTCGAACCCATCCTGGGTGAGGGTGGCATCAAGCCCGCGACCGCCGAGTTCCTGCACGCCGCGCGGGAGTCGACCCGGGCCCACGGCGCGCTGCTGATCCTCGACGAGATCCAGACGGGCGTCGGCCGCACGGGCACCTTCCTCGCGAGTGAGGCGGTAGGAGTCGACGCCGACATGGTCACCTTGGCCAAGGGCCTGGCGGGCGGCGTGCCCATCAGCGCGCTGCTGATGACCGACGAGGTGGCCGCGGCCATGCCCAAGGGCGGTCACGGCACCACCTTCGGCGGCAACCCGCTTGCCGCTGCCGCGGGCCTGGCCGTCCTGGAGGAGATCGAGGACCGGGGCCTCATGGCGCAGGCCGCACGGTTGGGCGACAGGCTCATGGCCGGCCTGGCAGGCAGCGGGCCGGCGGTAACGGAGGTCCGGGGGCGTGGCCTGCTGATCGGCGTTCAGCTGTCGGTGCCTGCGGGCCCCGTGATCCGCGAGTTGCAGGAACGTGGCGTGGTGACAATCGCCGGGGCGGGCGATACCGTCCGCTTCCTGCCGCCCCTCGTCATCACGGAGGAACAAGTGGACGAGGTTGTTTCGCGCGCACGGGACGTGTTCTCGCGTGCGTGA
- a CDS encoding nitroreductase family protein, whose protein sequence is MAQSKSRAFGAEFFDQTKYRRGQLPAPRTRVAAPFKVRANPAEVASLPAPQLRDGAGVWSVLSRDSGGAAEGGRLEQAALSQLLWACVGFNFGRKRVHVTAQDVSSLECYVLAFNVQDLFAGVYRYNPRDHSLDQLRMADVGEPFADCMLAPVEIGAQAAAVCFTGVPSRHRVLGGGRAFRYLFLDAGSAAQGLVLAGAALGLAATYAVDFYDDELAKLLQVDGRTEVPLCLVTIGS, encoded by the coding sequence GTGGCGCAGAGCAAGAGCCGTGCCTTCGGCGCGGAGTTCTTCGACCAGACCAAGTACCGGCGCGGCCAGCTGCCCGCGCCGCGCACGCGCGTGGCGGCCCCCTTCAAGGTCCGCGCCAACCCCGCCGAGGTCGCCAGCCTGCCGGCGCCGCAGCTGCGGGACGGGGCCGGCGTCTGGAGCGTGCTTTCGCGTGACAGTGGGGGAGCGGCCGAGGGCGGGCGCCTCGAGCAGGCGGCCCTGTCGCAGTTGCTGTGGGCCTGTGTCGGCTTCAACTTCGGACGCAAGCGGGTACACGTCACGGCCCAGGACGTTTCCTCCTTGGAGTGCTACGTGCTGGCGTTCAACGTTCAGGACCTGTTCGCGGGCGTGTATCGCTACAACCCCCGGGATCACAGCCTCGATCAGCTGAGGATGGCAGACGTCGGTGAGCCGTTCGCCGACTGCATGCTCGCGCCGGTCGAGATCGGCGCCCAGGCGGCCGCGGTCTGCTTCACCGGCGTACCTTCGCGCCACCGGGTACTCGGCGGCGGCCGCGCTTTCCGGTACCTGTTCCTGGATGCCGGCTCGGCCGCCCAGGGGCTGGTACTAGCGGGCGCCGCGTTGGGCCTGGCGGCGACGTACGCGGTCGACTTCTACGACGACGAGCTTGCCAAGCTCCTACAGGTCGACGGGCGCACCGAGGTCCCGCTCTGCCTCGTGACCATAGGGTCCTGA
- a CDS encoding thioesterase family protein: MELRVRFVETDQMGVVHHSAYVPWLEAGRVEWLRERGLSYREMEDGGMSLAVAHVEVSYRAACYFDDLLEVASTLTDVRSRRVGFAYRITRPADAVLIATATTSHVPTGRDGRAMRIPERWLAPMTLLLESNP; the protein is encoded by the coding sequence ATGGAACTACGGGTAAGGTTCGTCGAAACCGATCAGATGGGTGTCGTCCACCACAGTGCCTACGTGCCGTGGCTCGAGGCCGGCCGCGTGGAGTGGCTCCGCGAGCGCGGCCTGAGCTATCGCGAGATGGAAGACGGCGGTATGTCCCTGGCCGTGGCGCACGTGGAGGTCTCGTATCGGGCCGCCTGCTACTTCGACGACCTGCTCGAGGTAGCCAGCACCCTCACGGACGTCCGCAGCCGCCGCGTGGGTTTCGCTTACCGCATCACGCGGCCGGCCGACGCCGTCCTCATCGCTACCGCCACCACGTCGCACGTCCCGACGGGCCGTGATGGAAGGGCCATGCGCATACCCGAGCGCTGGCTCGCCCCCATGACCCTGCTCCTGGAAAGCAACCCTTGA
- the guaB gene encoding IMP dehydrogenase → MTTSPARVKAPELEKIVATALTFDDVLLVPAHSRVLPKEVDLTARFTPGITLNIPLVSAAMDTVTETQMAIAMARLGGIGVVHKKMAIDLQAEMVRKVKRSESGMIVDPITLERHATLADAEDLMREYSISGVPIVEADGKLVGILTNRDLRFETDMHRPVSEVMTSEGLITVPVGTTLEAAIEMLRHHKVEKLLVVDPEGYLRGLITIKDITKRLEYPNAAKDSLGRLRVAAALGVGLDLEERAAALVEAGADVLVLDSAHGHSQGILDALRHVKASYSVEVIAGNVATGAGAAALVEAGADGVKVGVGPGSICTTRVVTGVGMPQLSAILEAAEVTRASGATLVADGGIKYSGDIAKAIAAGADVVMVGSLLAGTTEAPGEELLREGRRYKTYRGMGSLGAMSGGSADRYFQDSAAGAAKLVPEGVEGIVAYKGPVGDVVYQAVGGLRSAMGYCGTGDLGALQRDGRFVTITQASLVESHPHDVTITSDAPNYSVSNKR, encoded by the coding sequence ATGACCACTTCGCCGGCACGCGTGAAGGCGCCCGAGCTAGAGAAGATCGTCGCCACGGCGCTGACCTTCGACGACGTCCTGTTGGTGCCGGCGCACAGCCGCGTCCTGCCCAAGGAAGTCGATCTCACTGCCCGCTTCACGCCGGGCATCACGCTCAACATCCCGCTCGTCTCGGCGGCCATGGACACCGTCACCGAGACCCAGATGGCCATCGCCATGGCGCGCCTGGGCGGCATCGGCGTCGTCCACAAGAAGATGGCGATCGACCTCCAGGCGGAGATGGTGAGGAAGGTGAAGCGCTCGGAATCGGGCATGATCGTCGACCCCATCACGCTGGAGCGCCACGCTACGCTCGCCGACGCCGAGGACCTCATGCGCGAGTACTCCATCAGCGGCGTGCCCATCGTGGAGGCAGATGGCAAGCTGGTGGGCATCCTGACCAACCGCGACCTGCGCTTCGAGACCGACATGCATAGGCCGGTCTCGGAAGTGATGACGTCCGAGGGGCTCATCACCGTTCCCGTCGGGACGACGCTCGAGGCCGCGATCGAGATGCTCAGGCACCACAAGGTGGAGAAGCTCCTGGTGGTCGACCCGGAGGGCTACCTGCGGGGACTGATAACGATAAAGGACATCACCAAGCGCCTCGAGTACCCGAACGCCGCCAAGGACTCCCTCGGCCGCCTGCGGGTGGCGGCGGCGCTCGGCGTGGGCCTGGACCTCGAGGAGCGGGCCGCGGCCCTGGTGGAGGCGGGCGCCGACGTGCTCGTCCTGGACAGCGCGCACGGCCACAGCCAGGGGATCCTCGACGCCCTGCGGCACGTGAAGGCCAGTTACAGCGTGGAGGTCATCGCTGGGAACGTCGCTACGGGGGCGGGAGCGGCCGCGCTCGTCGAGGCCGGGGCGGACGGCGTGAAGGTCGGCGTGGGGCCTGGCAGCATCTGCACCACGCGGGTCGTGACGGGCGTGGGCATGCCGCAACTGAGCGCCATCCTGGAGGCCGCCGAGGTGACGCGGGCGAGCGGCGCCACGCTCGTGGCCGACGGTGGCATCAAGTACTCGGGCGACATCGCCAAGGCCATCGCCGCCGGCGCCGACGTGGTAATGGTCGGCTCCTTGCTGGCGGGCACCACCGAGGCCCCCGGCGAGGAGCTGCTGCGCGAGGGCAGGCGCTACAAGACCTACCGCGGCATGGGCAGCCTGGGCGCCATGTCGGGCGGCAGCGCCGATCGTTACTTCCAGGACAGCGCGGCCGGCGCGGCCAAGCTCGTCCCCGAAGGTGTGGAGGGCATCGTCGCCTACAAGGGGCCCGTGGGGGACGTCGTCTACCAGGCCGTGGGCGGCCTCCGGTCGGCGATGGGCTACTGCGGCACCGGGGACCTAGGGGCCTTGCAGCGTGACGGACGCTTCGTCACCATCACGCAGGCCAGCCTCGTGGAGTCTCACCCGCACGACGTCACCATCACCAGCGACGCGCCCAACTACTCGGTGTCGAACAAGCGCTGA
- the bshC gene encoding bacillithiol biosynthesis cysteine-adding enzyme BshC codes for MPVQTTPPAPSFLDAYQGGHLNDFFDLAPGDLDAALALPRPGERNALVDALSRYAAALGAPAAVFANLERLRHPAARAVVTGQQTGLLLGPTYSLSKAITAVALARRLDTEERPVVPMFWLATQDHDAHEVDHTYLLDGGETLRRVAVALPDGVAVGRAPLTPAMLQSVKEGLESLTPRPRFMGEVWDLLEGTAASVTSFSDWFGAILTRFLGEAGLVLVDPLRRDVAAQFSPVLAAELADPVSTAEAVNGAGRRLKALGYAPQLGRATGATNLFVELGGRRVLLRQVGANLMADDRTFKAAELLGMLAEDPTSITPAAGLRPTVQDALLPTAVSVLGPGELRYVAQLRDVYRFHGVPMPLAWPRASATVLEPAAARLLTGFGVHAAEFRAHHDEILERVLLERHGYSARFNESASRVEAEFAALLESVAAIDPTLEGAVRKGRRHMVSTLSGLRRKSAAALATKDEITTRQFGRLTAHLLPLGQPAERVLSPFSHALKFGIEPLLDRFMGLAPSGDQELVL; via the coding sequence GTGCCAGTGCAAACGACGCCACCCGCCCCCTCGTTCCTCGACGCGTACCAGGGCGGCCACCTGAACGACTTCTTCGACCTCGCTCCCGGCGACCTGGACGCGGCCCTGGCCCTGCCGAGACCTGGGGAGAGGAACGCGCTCGTGGACGCGCTCTCGCGCTACGCCGCCGCGCTCGGCGCCCCCGCGGCCGTCTTCGCCAACCTGGAGCGGTTGCGGCACCCCGCCGCTCGTGCGGTGGTCACGGGGCAACAGACGGGCCTGCTGCTCGGGCCCACGTACAGCCTCTCCAAGGCCATAACCGCCGTCGCCCTGGCGCGACGTCTGGATACGGAAGAGCGGCCCGTGGTGCCCATGTTCTGGCTGGCGACGCAGGACCACGACGCCCACGAGGTGGACCACACCTACCTGCTCGACGGCGGCGAGACTCTGCGGCGCGTGGCCGTGGCGTTGCCCGACGGGGTGGCGGTCGGGCGGGCGCCGCTGACGCCGGCCATGCTCCAAAGCGTGAAGGAGGGGCTCGAGAGCCTCACACCCCGGCCACGCTTCATGGGCGAGGTATGGGACCTGCTTGAGGGCACGGCGGCGTCGGTGACGTCGTTCTCCGATTGGTTCGGGGCCATCCTCACGCGCTTCCTGGGGGAGGCAGGCCTGGTGCTCGTCGACCCGTTGAGGCGCGACGTGGCGGCGCAGTTCTCGCCCGTCCTGGCCGCCGAGCTGGCCGACCCCGTCAGTACGGCGGAGGCCGTGAACGGCGCGGGCAGGCGCCTGAAGGCGCTCGGTTACGCGCCGCAGCTCGGGCGCGCCACGGGCGCCACCAACCTCTTCGTGGAGTTGGGCGGGCGGCGCGTGCTCTTGCGCCAGGTCGGCGCGAACTTGATGGCCGACGACCGCACGTTCAAGGCGGCGGAACTGCTCGGCATGCTGGCGGAGGATCCGACCAGCATCACGCCGGCGGCGGGGCTCAGGCCGACGGTGCAGGACGCGCTGCTGCCCACCGCCGTCTCCGTGCTCGGGCCCGGAGAACTCAGGTACGTGGCGCAGTTGCGTGACGTCTACCGCTTCCATGGCGTGCCGATGCCGCTCGCGTGGCCACGGGCGAGCGCCACCGTGCTCGAGCCCGCGGCGGCGAGGCTCCTGACCGGGTTCGGCGTGCACGCGGCCGAGTTCCGCGCCCACCACGACGAGATCCTCGAACGGGTCCTCCTCGAGCGCCACGGCTACTCCGCGCGCTTCAACGAGTCGGCCTCGAGGGTGGAGGCCGAGTTCGCCGCGTTGCTCGAGTCGGTGGCCGCCATCGACCCGACGTTGGAGGGCGCCGTGCGCAAGGGCAGGCGGCACATGGTGTCGACGCTGTCGGGCCTGCGCCGCAAGTCGGCCGCGGCCCTCGCCACCAAGGACGAGATCACGACCCGCCAGTTCGGGCGTCTCACCGCTCACCTGCTGCCGCTCGGTCAGCCTGCCGAGAGGGTCCTGAGTCCCTTCAGCCATGCGCTGAAGTTCGGGATCGAGCCGCTATTGGACCGCTTCATGGGCCTGGCGCCGTCGGGCGATCAGGAGCTGGTGCTGTAG
- a CDS encoding 2-phosphosulfolactate phosphatase, which yields MLINTDLVPSGPYVDVVVLIDVLRTCTVAPMLFDQGATGVSLTTSLRRARAAAGAGRVLVAERQGVPPEGFNHGNSPAHLSRVDMSGREVVMVSENAPRWLEQLGGARHVLLGSLYNAGAVARRAAALSSERVDLVCSGFAGEPDLDDTLAAALIAGLIGRDGPKPELRGATRFATTILRAFPDPVDVLWRSLAGQYLRSIGLEQDLGHAARVSASEAVPELRSVEEGEFGKLYLFEAA from the coding sequence ATGCTCATCAACACGGATCTAGTTCCGAGCGGACCTTACGTGGACGTCGTCGTCCTGATCGACGTGCTGCGCACCTGCACCGTGGCGCCCATGCTCTTCGACCAGGGCGCCACCGGCGTCTCGTTGACCACCTCGTTGCGAAGGGCACGCGCCGCCGCCGGCGCCGGGCGCGTCCTGGTCGCCGAGCGCCAGGGCGTGCCGCCCGAGGGCTTCAACCATGGCAACTCACCCGCGCACTTGTCGCGCGTCGACATGAGCGGGCGCGAGGTGGTGATGGTGTCCGAGAACGCGCCCCGCTGGCTCGAGCAGCTTGGCGGCGCGCGCCACGTGCTGCTGGGCTCGCTCTACAACGCGGGCGCCGTGGCCCGCCGCGCGGCCGCGCTGAGCAGCGAGCGCGTCGACCTCGTCTGCTCCGGCTTCGCCGGCGAGCCCGACCTGGACGACACGCTGGCCGCCGCCCTGATCGCCGGCCTCATCGGCCGCGACGGCCCCAAGCCCGAGCTGCGGGGCGCCACGCGCTTCGCCACCACCATCCTCAGGGCGTTCCCCGACCCGGTGGACGTGCTGTGGCGGTCCCTCGCAGGTCAGTACCTGCGCTCCATCGGCCTGGAGCAGGACCTCGGCCACGCTGCCCGCGTGTCCGCCAGCGAGGCCGTGCCGGAACTCAGGTCCGTAGAAGAGGGTGAGTTCGGAAAACTGTACCTCTTCGAGGCGGCTTGA